From the genome of Zalophus californianus isolate mZalCal1 chromosome 6, mZalCal1.pri.v2, whole genome shotgun sequence, one region includes:
- the LOC113910010 gene encoding short/branched chain specific acyl-CoA dehydrogenase, mitochondrial-like: MLGLAQGCFDYTIPYMKERMQFGKRIFGFQGLQHQVAHVATQLEAARLLTYDTARLLEAGKPFIKEASMAKYYASEVASLTTSKCIEWMGGVGYTKDYPVEKYFRDAKIGTIYEGTSNIQLNTIAKHIGAEYCCPRERGLSPWLLVENSKLSCLVGEVNLHSIEAFCLSP, translated from the coding sequence ATGCTGGGACTGGCTCAAGGGTGCTTTGACTACACTATTCCCTATATGAAAGAAAGGATGCAGTTTGGCAAAAGAATATTTGGTTTTCAGGGGCTCCAACACCAAGTGGCCCATGTTGCCACCCAGCTGGAAGCTGCAAGATTGCTAACATACGACACTGCTAGGCTTTTAGAAGCTGGAAAACCATTCATAAAAGAAGCATCTATGGCCAAATACTATGCATCAGAGGTTGCAAGTCTCACAACTAGTAAGTGTATTGAGTGGATGGGAGGAGTCGGCTACACCAAAGATTACCCTGTGGAAAAATACTTCCGAGATGCAAAAATTGGTACAATATATGAAGGAACTTCAAATATCCAGCTGAACACCATTGCAAAGCACATTGGTGCAGAATACTGTTGTCCGAGGGAACGGGGCCTCTCCCCCTGGTTGCTGGTAGAAAATTCTAAACTATCGTGCCTTGTTGGGGAAGTAAACCTCCACAGCATCGAAGCATTCTGTTTAAGCCCTTAG